One stretch of Kogia breviceps isolate mKogBre1 chromosome 20, mKogBre1 haplotype 1, whole genome shotgun sequence DNA includes these proteins:
- the STOX2 gene encoding storkhead-box protein 2 isoform X7 produces MSPISQSQFIPLGEILCLAISAMNSARKPVTQEALMEHLTTCFPGVPTPSQEILRHTLNTLVRERKIYPTPDGYFIVTPQTYFITPSLIRTNSKWYHLDERIPDRSQCTSPQPGTITPSASGCVRERTLPRNHCDSCHCCREDVHGVHAATLQRKPAKDCKDLYCPPSLCQVPPTEKSKSTVNFSYKTETLSKPKESEKQSKKFGLKLFRLSFKKDKTKQLANFSAQFPPEEWPLRDEDTPTTIPREVEMEIIRRINPDLTVENVMRHTALMKKLEEEKAHRSKAGSSAHHSGRSKKSRTHRKSHGKSRSHSKTRVSKGDPSDGSHLDIPGEREYDFCDPLTRAPREGCFIIEHKGDNFIMHSNANVIESHFPMTPEWDVSGELAKRRTEMPFPEPSRGSSHSKVHRSHSHTQDRRSRNERSNKAKERSRSMDNSKGPLGASSLGMPEDLAEGCSQDDQTPSQSYIDDSTLRPAQTVSHQRAHISSTSYKEVCIPEIVSGCKEPPSACSLLEPGKPPESLPSFGELNSCPTKTATDDYFQCNTSSETVLTAPSPLGKNKEDHDTLTLAEGVKKLPLSDWQAPHPSREPVGHKEESPKGPGGGPAASGAVAEGIANGRLIQHHSAEPSSLDKRKEIFSKDTLFKPLHSTLSVNSFHKSSLSVLKSHPKTPADTLPGRCEKLEPSLGTSAAQAMPASQRQQESVGNQEASFDYYNVSDDDESEEGANKNTEEEKNRDDVGTMQWLLEREKERDLQRKFEKNLTLLAPKETDSGSNQRATHSARLDSMDSSSITVDSGFNSPRTRESLASNTSSIVESSRRQNPTWSPAHGGAGPAFNFRASTDSPTNEAEKLQKPSSCLQASVTSV; encoded by the exons GTGTTCCCACCCCAAGCCAAGAAATTCTCCGGCATACGCTGAACACGCTGGTCCGGGAGCGGAAGATCTACCCGACTCCAGATGGCTACTTCATCGTAACCCCACAGACTTATTTCATAACTCCTTCCCTCATAAGAACTAACAGTAAATGGTACCATTTGGACGAGAGGATACCTGACAGGTCTCAGTGTACCTCTCCCCAGCCCGGGACCATCACGCCCTCTGCCTCAGGCTGCGTCAGGGAAAGAACGTTGCCCAGGAACCACTGCGACTCTTGCCACTGCTGCCGGGAAGATGTGCACGGCGTGCACGCGGCCACCCTGCAGAGGAAGCCCGCCAAGGACTGCAAAGACCTGTactgccctccttccctctgcCAGGTGCCACCCACTGAAAAGAGCAAAAGTACTGTCAACTTTTCGTATAAGACGGAAACTCTCTCCAAACCTAAAGAGAGTGAAAAGCAGTCCAAAAAATTCGGGCTCAAGTTATTCCGGCtcagttttaaaaaagacaagACCAAACAGCTAGCCAATTTTTCCGCCCAGTTTCCTcccgaagagtggcccctgcggGATGAGGACACGCCGACTACTATCCCTCGGGAGGTGGAAATGGAGATCATTAGGCGTATTAACCCGGACTTGACCGTGGAAAATGTCATGAGGCACACTGCACTAATGAAGAAACTTGAAGAGGAGAAAGCACATAGGAGCAAAGCCGGGTCCTCCGCCCATCACAGCGGAAGAAGTAAAAAGAGTCGAACTCATCGCAAGTCCCATGGAAAGTCTCGGTCGCACAGCAAGACACGAGTGTCCAAAGGAGACCCGTCAGATGGTTCCCATCTGGACATCCCGGGTGAGAGGGAGTATGACTTTTGCGATCCTCTCACCAGGGCTCCCCGGGAAGGCTGCTTCATCATCGAACACAAAGGTGATAACTTCATCATGCATAGCAATGCGAACGTGATTGAGTCTCATTTCCCCATGACCCCAGAATGGGACGTGTCTGGGGAACTGGCCAAAAGGAGAACTGAGATGCCTTTTCCTGAGCCTTCCAGGGGAAGCTCCCACTCAAAAGTGCACCGAAGCCACAGCCATACCCAGGACCGAAGGTCCAGGAACGAGAGATCCAACAAGGCCAAGGAGAGGTCCAGATCCATGGATAACTCCAAAGGTCCTCTGGGTGCTTCTTCTCTGGGCATGCCTGAAGACCTGGCTGAAGGCTGTAGCCAAGATGACCAGACCCCCAGCCAATCCTACATTGACGACAGTACTTTAAGGCCTGCACAGACTGTCAGTCATCAAAGGGCTCACATTTCGTCCACAAGCTACAAAGAGGTGTGTATTCCAGAAATAGTCAGTGGCTGCAAGGAACCTCCCAGTGCTTGCAGCCTCTTGGAGCCAGGCAAACCGCCTGAGAGTTTGCCATCCTTTGGTGAACTCAACTCTTGTCCAACAAAAACAGCTACAGATGACTATTTCCAGTGTAACACCTCCAGCGAGACGGTGCTCACGGCGCCGTCACCTCTGGGAAAGAACAAAGAGGACCATGACACTCTGACCCTGGCAGAAGGGGTGAAAAAGCTGCCTCTGTCGGACTGGCAGGCCCCACatccctccagggagcctgtagGACACAAGGAGGAGTCGCCAAAGGGGCCGGGCGGGGGCCCAGCGGCTTCGGGCGCTGTGGCCGAAGGGATTGCCAATGGACGCCTCATCCAGCATCACAGTGCCGAGCCCAGCAGCCTggacaagaggaaagagatattcaGCAAAGACACACTGTTCAAACCTCTTCACAGCACCTTGTCTGTAAACAGCTTTCACAAATCAAGTCTGTCCGTCCTCAAATCTCACCCGAAGACACCTGCGGACACACTGCCAGGCCGATGTGAGAAACTGGAGCCATCCCTAGGGACCTCGGCTGCACAAGCCATGCCAGCTTCCCAGCGTCAGCAGGAGTCGGTGGGGAACCAGGAGGCCTCTTTTGACTATTACAACGTCTCTGATGATGATGAGTCTGAGGAAGGGGCAAACAAGAACACcgaggaggagaaaaacagagacGATGTGGGCACCATGCAGTGGCTcctggaaagggagaaagaaagagacttgCAGAGGAAATTTGAGAAGAACCTCACCCTCCTTGCCCCAAAGGAAACCGACAGCGGCAGCAACCAGAGGGCCACCCATTCAGCGCGTCTGGACAGCATGGACAGCAGCAGTATCACGGTGGACAGCGGATTCAACTCCCCACG CACTCGGGAGAGCCTGGCTTCCAACACATCAAGCATTGTTGAAAGTAGCCGTCGTCAGAACCCTACCTGGAGCCCGGCCCATGGTGGAGCCGGCCCGGCCTTCAATTTCCGAGCAAGTACGGACAGCCCCACAAACGAAGCTGAGAAATTACAGAAACCTTCCAGCTGCTTGCAAGCTTCTGTTACTAGTGTGTGA
- the STOX2 gene encoding storkhead-box protein 2 isoform X8 produces the protein MSPISQSQFIPLGEILCLAISAMNSARKPVTQEALMEHLTTCFPGVPTPSQEILRHTLNTLVRERKIYPTPDGYFIVTPQTYFITPSLIRTNSKWYHLDERIPDRSQCTSPQPGTITPSASGCVRERTLPRNHCDSCHCCREDVHGVHAATLQRKPAKDCKDLYCPPSLCQVPPTEKSKSTVNFSYKTETLSKPKESEKQSKKFGLKLFRLSFKKDKTKQLANFSAQFPPEEWPLRDEDTPTTIPREVEMEIIRRINPDLTVENVMRHTALMKKLEEEKAHRSKAGSSAHHSGRSKKSRTHRKSHGKSRSHSKTRVSKGDPSDGSHLDIPGEREYDFCDPLTRAPREGCFIIEHKGDNFIMHSNANVIESHFPMTPEWDVSGELAKRRTEMPFPEPSRGSSHSKVHRSHSHTQDRRSRNERSNKAKERSRSMDNSKGPLGASSLGMPEDLAEGCSQDDQTPSQSYIDDSTLRPAQTVSHQRAHISSTSYKEVCIPEIVSGCKEPPSACSLLEPGKPPESLPSFGELNSCPTKTATDDYFQCNTSSETVLTAPSPLGKNKEDHDTLTLAEGVKKLPLSDWQAPHPSREPVGHKEESPKGPGGGPAASGAVAEGIANGRLIQHHSAEPSSLDKRKEIFSKDTLFKPLHSTLSVNSFHKSSLSVLKSHPKTPADTLPGRCEKLEPSLGTSAAQAMPASQRQQESVGNQEASFDYYNVSDDDESEEGANKNTEEEKNRDDVGTMQWLLEREKERDLQRKFEKNLTLLAPKETDSGSNQRATHSARLDSMDSSSITVDSGFNSPRN, from the exons GTGTTCCCACCCCAAGCCAAGAAATTCTCCGGCATACGCTGAACACGCTGGTCCGGGAGCGGAAGATCTACCCGACTCCAGATGGCTACTTCATCGTAACCCCACAGACTTATTTCATAACTCCTTCCCTCATAAGAACTAACAGTAAATGGTACCATTTGGACGAGAGGATACCTGACAGGTCTCAGTGTACCTCTCCCCAGCCCGGGACCATCACGCCCTCTGCCTCAGGCTGCGTCAGGGAAAGAACGTTGCCCAGGAACCACTGCGACTCTTGCCACTGCTGCCGGGAAGATGTGCACGGCGTGCACGCGGCCACCCTGCAGAGGAAGCCCGCCAAGGACTGCAAAGACCTGTactgccctccttccctctgcCAGGTGCCACCCACTGAAAAGAGCAAAAGTACTGTCAACTTTTCGTATAAGACGGAAACTCTCTCCAAACCTAAAGAGAGTGAAAAGCAGTCCAAAAAATTCGGGCTCAAGTTATTCCGGCtcagttttaaaaaagacaagACCAAACAGCTAGCCAATTTTTCCGCCCAGTTTCCTcccgaagagtggcccctgcggGATGAGGACACGCCGACTACTATCCCTCGGGAGGTGGAAATGGAGATCATTAGGCGTATTAACCCGGACTTGACCGTGGAAAATGTCATGAGGCACACTGCACTAATGAAGAAACTTGAAGAGGAGAAAGCACATAGGAGCAAAGCCGGGTCCTCCGCCCATCACAGCGGAAGAAGTAAAAAGAGTCGAACTCATCGCAAGTCCCATGGAAAGTCTCGGTCGCACAGCAAGACACGAGTGTCCAAAGGAGACCCGTCAGATGGTTCCCATCTGGACATCCCGGGTGAGAGGGAGTATGACTTTTGCGATCCTCTCACCAGGGCTCCCCGGGAAGGCTGCTTCATCATCGAACACAAAGGTGATAACTTCATCATGCATAGCAATGCGAACGTGATTGAGTCTCATTTCCCCATGACCCCAGAATGGGACGTGTCTGGGGAACTGGCCAAAAGGAGAACTGAGATGCCTTTTCCTGAGCCTTCCAGGGGAAGCTCCCACTCAAAAGTGCACCGAAGCCACAGCCATACCCAGGACCGAAGGTCCAGGAACGAGAGATCCAACAAGGCCAAGGAGAGGTCCAGATCCATGGATAACTCCAAAGGTCCTCTGGGTGCTTCTTCTCTGGGCATGCCTGAAGACCTGGCTGAAGGCTGTAGCCAAGATGACCAGACCCCCAGCCAATCCTACATTGACGACAGTACTTTAAGGCCTGCACAGACTGTCAGTCATCAAAGGGCTCACATTTCGTCCACAAGCTACAAAGAGGTGTGTATTCCAGAAATAGTCAGTGGCTGCAAGGAACCTCCCAGTGCTTGCAGCCTCTTGGAGCCAGGCAAACCGCCTGAGAGTTTGCCATCCTTTGGTGAACTCAACTCTTGTCCAACAAAAACAGCTACAGATGACTATTTCCAGTGTAACACCTCCAGCGAGACGGTGCTCACGGCGCCGTCACCTCTGGGAAAGAACAAAGAGGACCATGACACTCTGACCCTGGCAGAAGGGGTGAAAAAGCTGCCTCTGTCGGACTGGCAGGCCCCACatccctccagggagcctgtagGACACAAGGAGGAGTCGCCAAAGGGGCCGGGCGGGGGCCCAGCGGCTTCGGGCGCTGTGGCCGAAGGGATTGCCAATGGACGCCTCATCCAGCATCACAGTGCCGAGCCCAGCAGCCTggacaagaggaaagagatattcaGCAAAGACACACTGTTCAAACCTCTTCACAGCACCTTGTCTGTAAACAGCTTTCACAAATCAAGTCTGTCCGTCCTCAAATCTCACCCGAAGACACCTGCGGACACACTGCCAGGCCGATGTGAGAAACTGGAGCCATCCCTAGGGACCTCGGCTGCACAAGCCATGCCAGCTTCCCAGCGTCAGCAGGAGTCGGTGGGGAACCAGGAGGCCTCTTTTGACTATTACAACGTCTCTGATGATGATGAGTCTGAGGAAGGGGCAAACAAGAACACcgaggaggagaaaaacagagacGATGTGGGCACCATGCAGTGGCTcctggaaagggagaaagaaagagacttgCAGAGGAAATTTGAGAAGAACCTCACCCTCCTTGCCCCAAAGGAAACCGACAGCGGCAGCAACCAGAGGGCCACCCATTCAGCGCGTCTGGACAGCATGGACAGCAGCAGTATCACGGTGGACAGCGGATTCAACTCCCCACG GAATTGA
- the STOX2 gene encoding storkhead-box protein 2 isoform X4, producing MCCHDDKFSRLPASMSMGDVSPISMSPISQSQFIPLGEILCLAISAMNSARKPVTQEALMEHLTTCFPGVPTPSQEILRHTLNTLVRERKIYPTPDGYFIVTPQTYFITPSLIRTNSKWYHLDERIPDRSQCTSPQPGTITPSASGCVRERTLPRNHCDSCHCCREDVHGVHAATLQRKPAKDCKDLYCPPSLCQVPPTEKSKSTVNFSYKTETLSKPKESEKQSKKFGLKLFRLSFKKDKTKQLANFSAQFPPEEWPLRDEDTPTTIPREVEMEIIRRINPDLTVENVMRHTALMKKLEEEKAHRSKAGSSAHHSGRSKKSRTHRKSHGKSRSHSKTRVSKGDPSDGSHLDIPGEREYDFCDPLTRAPREGCFIIEHKGDNFIMHSNANVIESHFPMTPEWDVSGELAKRRTEMPFPEPSRGSSHSKVHRSHSHTQDRRSRNERSNKAKERSRSMDNSKGPLGASSLGMPEDLAEGCSQDDQTPSQSYIDDSTLRPAQTVSHQRAHISSTSYKEVCIPEIVSGCKEPPSACSLLEPGKPPESLPSFGELNSCPTKTATDDYFQCNTSSETVLTAPSPLGKNKEDHDTLTLAEGVKKLPLSDWQAPHPSREPVGHKEESPKGPGGGPAASGAVAEGIANGRLIQHHSAEPSSLDKRKEIFSKDTLFKPLHSTLSVNSFHKSSLSVLKSHPKTPADTLPGRCEKLEPSLGTSAAQAMPASQRQQESVGNQEASFDYYNVSDDDESEEGANKNTEEEKNRDDVGTMQWLLEREKERDLQRKFEKNLTLLAPKETDSGSNQRATHSARLDSMDSSSITVDSGFNSPRTRESLASNTSSIVESSRRQNPTWSPAHGGAGPAFNFRASTDSPTNEAEKLQKPSSCLQASVTSV from the exons GTGTTCCCACCCCAAGCCAAGAAATTCTCCGGCATACGCTGAACACGCTGGTCCGGGAGCGGAAGATCTACCCGACTCCAGATGGCTACTTCATCGTAACCCCACAGACTTATTTCATAACTCCTTCCCTCATAAGAACTAACAGTAAATGGTACCATTTGGACGAGAGGATACCTGACAGGTCTCAGTGTACCTCTCCCCAGCCCGGGACCATCACGCCCTCTGCCTCAGGCTGCGTCAGGGAAAGAACGTTGCCCAGGAACCACTGCGACTCTTGCCACTGCTGCCGGGAAGATGTGCACGGCGTGCACGCGGCCACCCTGCAGAGGAAGCCCGCCAAGGACTGCAAAGACCTGTactgccctccttccctctgcCAGGTGCCACCCACTGAAAAGAGCAAAAGTACTGTCAACTTTTCGTATAAGACGGAAACTCTCTCCAAACCTAAAGAGAGTGAAAAGCAGTCCAAAAAATTCGGGCTCAAGTTATTCCGGCtcagttttaaaaaagacaagACCAAACAGCTAGCCAATTTTTCCGCCCAGTTTCCTcccgaagagtggcccctgcggGATGAGGACACGCCGACTACTATCCCTCGGGAGGTGGAAATGGAGATCATTAGGCGTATTAACCCGGACTTGACCGTGGAAAATGTCATGAGGCACACTGCACTAATGAAGAAACTTGAAGAGGAGAAAGCACATAGGAGCAAAGCCGGGTCCTCCGCCCATCACAGCGGAAGAAGTAAAAAGAGTCGAACTCATCGCAAGTCCCATGGAAAGTCTCGGTCGCACAGCAAGACACGAGTGTCCAAAGGAGACCCGTCAGATGGTTCCCATCTGGACATCCCGGGTGAGAGGGAGTATGACTTTTGCGATCCTCTCACCAGGGCTCCCCGGGAAGGCTGCTTCATCATCGAACACAAAGGTGATAACTTCATCATGCATAGCAATGCGAACGTGATTGAGTCTCATTTCCCCATGACCCCAGAATGGGACGTGTCTGGGGAACTGGCCAAAAGGAGAACTGAGATGCCTTTTCCTGAGCCTTCCAGGGGAAGCTCCCACTCAAAAGTGCACCGAAGCCACAGCCATACCCAGGACCGAAGGTCCAGGAACGAGAGATCCAACAAGGCCAAGGAGAGGTCCAGATCCATGGATAACTCCAAAGGTCCTCTGGGTGCTTCTTCTCTGGGCATGCCTGAAGACCTGGCTGAAGGCTGTAGCCAAGATGACCAGACCCCCAGCCAATCCTACATTGACGACAGTACTTTAAGGCCTGCACAGACTGTCAGTCATCAAAGGGCTCACATTTCGTCCACAAGCTACAAAGAGGTGTGTATTCCAGAAATAGTCAGTGGCTGCAAGGAACCTCCCAGTGCTTGCAGCCTCTTGGAGCCAGGCAAACCGCCTGAGAGTTTGCCATCCTTTGGTGAACTCAACTCTTGTCCAACAAAAACAGCTACAGATGACTATTTCCAGTGTAACACCTCCAGCGAGACGGTGCTCACGGCGCCGTCACCTCTGGGAAAGAACAAAGAGGACCATGACACTCTGACCCTGGCAGAAGGGGTGAAAAAGCTGCCTCTGTCGGACTGGCAGGCCCCACatccctccagggagcctgtagGACACAAGGAGGAGTCGCCAAAGGGGCCGGGCGGGGGCCCAGCGGCTTCGGGCGCTGTGGCCGAAGGGATTGCCAATGGACGCCTCATCCAGCATCACAGTGCCGAGCCCAGCAGCCTggacaagaggaaagagatattcaGCAAAGACACACTGTTCAAACCTCTTCACAGCACCTTGTCTGTAAACAGCTTTCACAAATCAAGTCTGTCCGTCCTCAAATCTCACCCGAAGACACCTGCGGACACACTGCCAGGCCGATGTGAGAAACTGGAGCCATCCCTAGGGACCTCGGCTGCACAAGCCATGCCAGCTTCCCAGCGTCAGCAGGAGTCGGTGGGGAACCAGGAGGCCTCTTTTGACTATTACAACGTCTCTGATGATGATGAGTCTGAGGAAGGGGCAAACAAGAACACcgaggaggagaaaaacagagacGATGTGGGCACCATGCAGTGGCTcctggaaagggagaaagaaagagacttgCAGAGGAAATTTGAGAAGAACCTCACCCTCCTTGCCCCAAAGGAAACCGACAGCGGCAGCAACCAGAGGGCCACCCATTCAGCGCGTCTGGACAGCATGGACAGCAGCAGTATCACGGTGGACAGCGGATTCAACTCCCCACG CACTCGGGAGAGCCTGGCTTCCAACACATCAAGCATTGTTGAAAGTAGCCGTCGTCAGAACCCTACCTGGAGCCCGGCCCATGGTGGAGCCGGCCCGGCCTTCAATTTCCGAGCAAGTACGGACAGCCCCACAAACGAAGCTGAGAAATTACAGAAACCTTCCAGCTGCTTGCAAGCTTCTGTTACTAGTGTGTGA
- the STOX2 gene encoding storkhead-box protein 2 isoform X6 — protein MLGDVSPISMSPISQSQFIPLGEILCLAISAMNSARKPVTQEALMEHLTTCFPGVPTPSQEILRHTLNTLVRERKIYPTPDGYFIVTPQTYFITPSLIRTNSKWYHLDERIPDRSQCTSPQPGTITPSASGCVRERTLPRNHCDSCHCCREDVHGVHAATLQRKPAKDCKDLYCPPSLCQVPPTEKSKSTVNFSYKTETLSKPKESEKQSKKFGLKLFRLSFKKDKTKQLANFSAQFPPEEWPLRDEDTPTTIPREVEMEIIRRINPDLTVENVMRHTALMKKLEEEKAHRSKAGSSAHHSGRSKKSRTHRKSHGKSRSHSKTRVSKGDPSDGSHLDIPGEREYDFCDPLTRAPREGCFIIEHKGDNFIMHSNANVIESHFPMTPEWDVSGELAKRRTEMPFPEPSRGSSHSKVHRSHSHTQDRRSRNERSNKAKERSRSMDNSKGPLGASSLGMPEDLAEGCSQDDQTPSQSYIDDSTLRPAQTVSHQRAHISSTSYKEVCIPEIVSGCKEPPSACSLLEPGKPPESLPSFGELNSCPTKTATDDYFQCNTSSETVLTAPSPLGKNKEDHDTLTLAEGVKKLPLSDWQAPHPSREPVGHKEESPKGPGGGPAASGAVAEGIANGRLIQHHSAEPSSLDKRKEIFSKDTLFKPLHSTLSVNSFHKSSLSVLKSHPKTPADTLPGRCEKLEPSLGTSAAQAMPASQRQQESVGNQEASFDYYNVSDDDESEEGANKNTEEEKNRDDVGTMQWLLEREKERDLQRKFEKNLTLLAPKETDSGSNQRATHSARLDSMDSSSITVDSGFNSPRTRESLASNTSSIVESSRRQNPTWSPAHGGAGPAFNFRASTDSPTNEAEKLQKPSSCLQASVTSV, from the exons GTGTTCCCACCCCAAGCCAAGAAATTCTCCGGCATACGCTGAACACGCTGGTCCGGGAGCGGAAGATCTACCCGACTCCAGATGGCTACTTCATCGTAACCCCACAGACTTATTTCATAACTCCTTCCCTCATAAGAACTAACAGTAAATGGTACCATTTGGACGAGAGGATACCTGACAGGTCTCAGTGTACCTCTCCCCAGCCCGGGACCATCACGCCCTCTGCCTCAGGCTGCGTCAGGGAAAGAACGTTGCCCAGGAACCACTGCGACTCTTGCCACTGCTGCCGGGAAGATGTGCACGGCGTGCACGCGGCCACCCTGCAGAGGAAGCCCGCCAAGGACTGCAAAGACCTGTactgccctccttccctctgcCAGGTGCCACCCACTGAAAAGAGCAAAAGTACTGTCAACTTTTCGTATAAGACGGAAACTCTCTCCAAACCTAAAGAGAGTGAAAAGCAGTCCAAAAAATTCGGGCTCAAGTTATTCCGGCtcagttttaaaaaagacaagACCAAACAGCTAGCCAATTTTTCCGCCCAGTTTCCTcccgaagagtggcccctgcggGATGAGGACACGCCGACTACTATCCCTCGGGAGGTGGAAATGGAGATCATTAGGCGTATTAACCCGGACTTGACCGTGGAAAATGTCATGAGGCACACTGCACTAATGAAGAAACTTGAAGAGGAGAAAGCACATAGGAGCAAAGCCGGGTCCTCCGCCCATCACAGCGGAAGAAGTAAAAAGAGTCGAACTCATCGCAAGTCCCATGGAAAGTCTCGGTCGCACAGCAAGACACGAGTGTCCAAAGGAGACCCGTCAGATGGTTCCCATCTGGACATCCCGGGTGAGAGGGAGTATGACTTTTGCGATCCTCTCACCAGGGCTCCCCGGGAAGGCTGCTTCATCATCGAACACAAAGGTGATAACTTCATCATGCATAGCAATGCGAACGTGATTGAGTCTCATTTCCCCATGACCCCAGAATGGGACGTGTCTGGGGAACTGGCCAAAAGGAGAACTGAGATGCCTTTTCCTGAGCCTTCCAGGGGAAGCTCCCACTCAAAAGTGCACCGAAGCCACAGCCATACCCAGGACCGAAGGTCCAGGAACGAGAGATCCAACAAGGCCAAGGAGAGGTCCAGATCCATGGATAACTCCAAAGGTCCTCTGGGTGCTTCTTCTCTGGGCATGCCTGAAGACCTGGCTGAAGGCTGTAGCCAAGATGACCAGACCCCCAGCCAATCCTACATTGACGACAGTACTTTAAGGCCTGCACAGACTGTCAGTCATCAAAGGGCTCACATTTCGTCCACAAGCTACAAAGAGGTGTGTATTCCAGAAATAGTCAGTGGCTGCAAGGAACCTCCCAGTGCTTGCAGCCTCTTGGAGCCAGGCAAACCGCCTGAGAGTTTGCCATCCTTTGGTGAACTCAACTCTTGTCCAACAAAAACAGCTACAGATGACTATTTCCAGTGTAACACCTCCAGCGAGACGGTGCTCACGGCGCCGTCACCTCTGGGAAAGAACAAAGAGGACCATGACACTCTGACCCTGGCAGAAGGGGTGAAAAAGCTGCCTCTGTCGGACTGGCAGGCCCCACatccctccagggagcctgtagGACACAAGGAGGAGTCGCCAAAGGGGCCGGGCGGGGGCCCAGCGGCTTCGGGCGCTGTGGCCGAAGGGATTGCCAATGGACGCCTCATCCAGCATCACAGTGCCGAGCCCAGCAGCCTggacaagaggaaagagatattcaGCAAAGACACACTGTTCAAACCTCTTCACAGCACCTTGTCTGTAAACAGCTTTCACAAATCAAGTCTGTCCGTCCTCAAATCTCACCCGAAGACACCTGCGGACACACTGCCAGGCCGATGTGAGAAACTGGAGCCATCCCTAGGGACCTCGGCTGCACAAGCCATGCCAGCTTCCCAGCGTCAGCAGGAGTCGGTGGGGAACCAGGAGGCCTCTTTTGACTATTACAACGTCTCTGATGATGATGAGTCTGAGGAAGGGGCAAACAAGAACACcgaggaggagaaaaacagagacGATGTGGGCACCATGCAGTGGCTcctggaaagggagaaagaaagagacttgCAGAGGAAATTTGAGAAGAACCTCACCCTCCTTGCCCCAAAGGAAACCGACAGCGGCAGCAACCAGAGGGCCACCCATTCAGCGCGTCTGGACAGCATGGACAGCAGCAGTATCACGGTGGACAGCGGATTCAACTCCCCACG CACTCGGGAGAGCCTGGCTTCCAACACATCAAGCATTGTTGAAAGTAGCCGTCGTCAGAACCCTACCTGGAGCCCGGCCCATGGTGGAGCCGGCCCGGCCTTCAATTTCCGAGCAAGTACGGACAGCCCCACAAACGAAGCTGAGAAATTACAGAAACCTTCCAGCTGCTTGCAAGCTTCTGTTACTAGTGTGTGA